In the Gemmatimonadota bacterium genome, GTCGCGAGACTGAGCAGCACGAAGACCGCGACGGGGACCAGGAGGATCCCGATCACGTACATGCGGCGTTCGATGGCTCGGGTGAACGGAGGGAAGCTCATTCAAGGGCGCTCCCTTCGGCAGCTACAGGACACCGCGGACATAGTTCACGGCGTTCCGGAAGATATGCAGGCCGTCCGGTTCCCTGCATCCCTCCCGGGTCCACCGGGGATGATGGGTCGGGTGAGTGTAACGCTCCGGATGAGGCATGAGCCCGAAGATCCGTCCCGTGGCGTCGCAGATCCCGGCGATGGCGTCCACCGAGCCGTTGGGACTCCAGGGATAGGCCGTCTCTGCCGTTCCC is a window encoding:
- a CDS encoding phosphoribosylformylglycinamidine synthase subunit PurQ, translating into GTAETAYPWSPNGSVDAIAGICDATGRIFGLMPHPERYTHPTHHPRWTREGCREPDGLHIFRNAVNYVRGVL